The Streptomyces achromogenes DNA segment TGATCGCGCCGGGGGTGACGCGCCGTCTCATAGCGGAATTCGTCAGGCGCCCCGCCCGTGCGACGGAGCAGCCTCCGCGCCCGGTCGAGGGCATCACCGAGCGCGAACGGGAGGTGCTGACCCTGGTCGGACGCGGCCGGTCGAACACCGAGATAGCCGAGGACCTCTTCATCTCGACGGCCACCGCCAAGTCCCACGTGTCACGGCTGCTCATGAAACTGGGCGCCCGGGACCGGGTCCAACTGGTCATCACGGCATACGAGACGGGGCTCGTCCCCCCGCCTCGTTGACCACCGGGCGACCCCGTTCCGGTCGGTCCGGGCGGCTCGCCCGCACACCCGCGCGCGGCTGAACGGGGTTCCCGCACACCCCCGCGCGGGAATCCCGTCCCCGTGGGCCCGAGCCCTCCGAGGCCGCTTCGGGCGGGTGTGTCGGACGACACTCCTGTGACAGGCATGTCGAGAGACATCGCGGGTACCGGCGCACGTGTAACGGGGGAGTGAGGGCGAGACGAGTGGAATCGCATGCCGACGGAGACGGCTGTACCGGGCCGCGACAGCACCTCATGCGCACCGCCTACGCGATGGGCGGCGCCGACGGCTGCATCGCCGACGCCCGTCACCACGCCCTCGCGTTCCTCGACCGGGCCCGCGTCGACCATCGGCTGCGCGTGTCCGACCGTGTGCGGGACATCATCCAGCTGGTGGTCAGCGAACTGGTCACCAACGCCCGCAAGTACGCCCCCGGCCCCGTTCTGATGGAGCTGCGTCTCACCGCCGACAGTGTGGACGTCGCCGTGTGGGACAACGACCCCACCGTTCCCATGGCCCGGCCCGCCGACCCGGACAGGATCGGCCAGCACGGCCTCGAGAT contains these protein-coding regions:
- a CDS encoding ATP-binding protein — its product is MRTAYAMGGADGCIADARHHALAFLDRARVDHRLRVSDRVRDIIQLVVSELVTNARKYAPGPVLMELRLTADSVDVAVWDNDPTVPMARPADPDRIGQHGLEIVKAVTAHLFVEQEPVGKRITARIALADPPGDATAGRRPS